The Ignavibacteria bacterium genome contains the following window.
GACAAATGCACCACATTTTTGCTTAAGCGTCTCAGAAAAATCTCGATTTAAATCCACAGTTGCTAGACCGAATTCCTCCTTTATCGAATCTCTTGCAATTTCTAAAAGTATCTTCTTTTCCTCATAAGTTAATTTCATGTTGCCTCCTATGGATTTATTCTATAACCAACGAGTTCCATTTTATCTTTTATAAAATATAAATCATCATCATACATAAAAAACGAGTCAGGAACTGGGGCAGGAGTAGAGCTATTAAGTGTTTCAATTAAAATTGGTTTTTCTTCTATCTTGTCGAAAACTATTAATCTGTTTATCAAACTGCGTGGTTCAATTTTATCATAAACATTAAAAATCAATAAATCTCTTCGATCAATATACTCACAAAAATTTAAGTATGAACTATTCGGTAAAAATCGATTGATTAAGCTGGAAATTTCTTCTTCGCCATCTGACCCGCTTAACATTTGCGTGAATTGATATCTGGAATAATCTTTTTCGTTAATAGAATTCAAAACTGCTCTAGCTTCATCATCGCCTCCGAGATTGCTTACAACTTTTCCATCTTCAATGGATAACTTAAAGAACTCGTTTTTATCAAACTGAGGAATGTAACCGTACACATAATTCTCATCGATGTTGAAAAAAGTTAAATCATCGTTCACCCATAATATTTCACCCGAGTTAAGATCAACATTTATAATTTTTTTGTGATTTGGCATATCAGGTTTTTCGAATTGATGAAGAATAAGATATTTAGAGATTGTGCTTTCAATACCAATCCAGAATTTCTCGTCGAGGAAGGTTTTATTTTTCCAGAAAAAATTTCCATTTACTCTGTCAATGCAAGAAAAGTAGACTTCCTTTTTTTGAACATCCCTTTCCTCAATTATAATCTGTTCAAGGTCAGTTAGAATAATTCTCCAGATATTTCTGCCCTGATTAAATGAAAATAGTTTTTGGATTTTGGACATATTACGCTCTCTTTCTTATAAAATTTAGAAATTTATCTTGTTTAATTCCAACTGAATTGAGAAAAATTTATTGCAAAGGTAAGAATTTCAAAAATTAAAGAAGCGAAGAGCTAGAAAAGCTCCTCGCAAAAGGACAGGCAACTTTTTGATGATTATTATTTTCTGTACTCACTGAAAACAAAATCTTTATCTTTTACCTGCATATGACAAGCGAAACATTCACCTTCCATATTTTTTACAACTCTCTCCCTCGTATCACCGGCAAATCCTTCAAATCCCCAGCCGCCAGTGTTTTTATATTTTTTCGAATTCTTTACCATTACGCCTACAACTTTCCTTTTTCCTTCTGTGATTGCATTGTCTTCTGAGACGGCTTCAAAAAGATCAAAGACAATCACTGAGCCGTCTTTGAACTTATTGCCAGATTTATACCCAGCGAGTGCGGTTTTATTTGCGTAGATGTGGTGAATTCCACCAAAGGCTTCATAGAGAGGATGCCCTTTTTCAAGAACCATTGATTTGATATGAGTCCATCCTCTATATCCCTCTGGATACGGAACATCTGTTCCACTTTGATTTAATGCTAAGAATCCAAAAGCAGTTAGAGCTATGAAAATATAGAAAAGTTTGTGTTTTAAGGTTTGCATAAGTCCTCCATTAATTTGGTTTTTATTATATTTTAGGATTCCTAATGATTATATCGATTGTAAATTTTCAAGTCAAGAGCTTTTTTTCACCCTGATCTTAGGTAAATTAGACCATTCTTAAGAGATTTAAGGCTGTCTGATCAAAATCCTCTAATAATTTCTCAAAAACTCTTTTTACAGGAAGAATTTCTTTAATCAAACCTGCTGATTGCCCTGCTTCAAGTGCGCCCTCTTCGGTATCACCTTCAAAAATGCCAAGTCGTTCTCGTTTTTCGCCCCAGATCTCCCTTAATTCTTTTTCATCGGCACAATTTTTTTCTGCTTCAATTGCTCGTAATGCAAAATTATTTTTAATCATCCTAACAAGTCCAATTTTTCTAAATCCAATCACCGTTCCATTATCTTCAGCTTCAACAATTTTTCGTTTATAATTTTCATGAGCTGATGATTCGAAAGTTGCAGCAAATCTTGTCCCGATCTGAACTCCCTCAGCACCAAGAGCTAATGCAGCAGCAATCTGTTTACCAGTTGCAATTCCACCAGCAGCAATTACAGGAATTCTTACACTTTCTACAAGCATTGGAATTAGACAGAAAGTTGTGATTTCATCAAAGCCATTATGTCCACCTGCTTCATATCCTTCCCCGACAATTGCATCGCAACCAACTTCTTCTGCTTTCTTTGCATATTTTACAGACGGAACAACATGCACAACTTTTATTTGATTTCTTTTTAATTTATCAATGAACTTTCCTGGATGCCCAGCCGATGTGAAAACAATCTTTACATTTTCTTCGATTACAACATTTATCAAGTCTTCTGCATCTCCGCGAAGCAGCGGAATATTAACTCCAAACGGTTTTGAAGTTTGAGCCTTTGCTTTCTGGATATGTTCTCTCAGAAGATCAGGTTTCATAGAACCTGCACCGATAAGTCCAAGCCCTCCGCACTCGCTCACTGCTACGGCTAATTTGTAACCAGAAACCCAGACCATTCCAGCCTGAATGATAGGATATTCAATTTCAAAGAGGTCGGTGATGCGATTTTTAATTTTCATTGCTCGTCCATTTTTTATTTAATTTACTAAAGTTTAATTATTCTCTATTCAATTAAATGAACTGGAATAGTTTTAAATGAAAATAACTTTAAACAAAGAGGTTTTGAATGTGATTTTAATTTATGATTGAAAATGAATTTTGAATTGGAATGCTAAGTCAATTTTATGATTATAAAAATTGAACAGGGAAGTTGAAAATTAAATTTTTATTCGGTTACTAAATACTTTCTTCTTTTGGTCTGCGGGTCATTAGTTCAGTTGTTGCAAGAATTGGATCTTTGTCTTCGTAGAGAATTCTATAAACTTCAATACAAATTGGAACATCGACATTAACTTTTTGTGAGAGTTGATAAACACTTTTAGCAGTCGTTACACCTTCAGCGACCATTTCCATTTCAGCTAAAATATCTTTTAATTTTCTCCCTTTGCCGATTTGTTCACCGACATATCTATTTCTTGAATATTTGCTCATACAGGTTACAATTACATCACCCATTCCAGATAAACCTGAAAATGTTTCAGGTTTTGCACCGAGAGCAACTCCCAATCGAGAAATTTCGGCAATACCACGCGTCATAATTGCGGCTTTAGTATTATCACCAAATCCAGCACCATCGCAAATACCAGCACCAATTGCAATTACATTTTTTAATGACCCACCGAGCTCAACTCCAACAATATCAGTTGTCGCATAAACACGGAAATAAGGATTCATAAATTCATTCTGAACAAATCTTGCAGTTTCAATTGATTTTGATCCGACAACAACTGCAGTTGGAATTTTTCTGGCAACTTCTTCGGCGTGACTTGGTCCTGAGAGTGTTGAAATTTGAGCCTCATCGATTGCGGGAAAAACATCCTTAATGATTTCAGATACTCGTTTTAATGTTGATATCTCTATTCCTTTCGCAACATTCACAATGACCGAATTCTTTATAGAATCATATTTAATTTTTTCCAGTACGCCTCTTAAGTATTGAGTTGGAACAGCTAAAACGATTATATGTCGGCTTTTTGTTGCATTATCAAGATTAGAGGTGATTTCAATCTCTTCGGGTATTTTTACATCGGGCAGGTAAATTTCATTAATTCTTTTCTGTCGAAGGAATTCAGCATAATCTGGTTTGTATTCATAAAGAGTTATTTTGTGTCCATTATCATGAAGCAAAATAGAGAGGGTGGTTCCCCAACCACCCGCTCCAAGAACAGCTACATTCATACTTACTCAGATTTTTTTTGAATGAGAGGTATTCTCTTTATTCGATTTTCCGTTCCTTCAATTAACCTTTTAATGTTAGAGCGATGAGTATAAATAATGAAGATTGCAATAAATATTGAAAAGGAGATAAGTGTAGTGTAACCTTCAATATGTACATGAAAGATATTTTCTCTAATGAAGAGAATTATTGGAAGAGCAACTGCTGCACTGATCGATCCTAAGGACACATATCTAAATTTAATCAACATTAAAAGAAAAACTGCAGCAGCAATTAAAACATCTATGGTCATTAAACTCGCTGCCATTCCAACGGCAGTAGCCATTCCTTTTCCGCCGCGAAAACCTGCAAAAACAGTAAACACATGACCTATCACAGCAAAAATCCCTGCAAGTAATTGGACAAAAGTAAAATCATCGAAGGGTGTTGGATTATCAAAAGGCATTTCGGTTAAGAAAAAAAGTCGTGCAATAAATACAACCGCAACTACACCTTTAAAAGCATCAAACAGCATAACAAGAATTCCATATTTCCATCCTAAAACACGAAAGACATTTGTTCCACCCGCATTTCCACTTCCATAATTTCTTATATCAATGCCGGCAGCTAATTTACTCACAATTATCGCTGTCGGAATTGAACCTACAAGATATGATAAAAGCAGAATCAATATTATTGTTAACATATTAACCTATTATTTTTTGAACTTATTTATTTTATAACTTATTCAATTAATTTTTATTTACCAAACTCAATTATTTAAGAAAAAGTTTAGCAAACTCTAAGTCTTTTCTCAAAGTGATTTTTCGATTTTCACTTTGAATTTGATAAAAGTAAACTTTAACTCCGAGTCTTTCAACAAGCGATGACTCATCTGTACCTAAAAAACCTTCTTCGTAAGCTTTGGCGAATGCTTCGCTCAGAATTTTATAAGTAAAAATTTGTGGTGTTTCAACAAGCCAGATTTTATCACGATCAAGAGTAGTTTCGACAAAACTAAAACCAGTTTTTACGGTATCTACAGCTTTTTTTGCAGCTATCACAGCTTTCTTTTTACTCGCAAATTCAATTAACTCATCAATATCTTTTGATGAAATAAGCGGTCGAACCGCATCGTGAACACAAATTAAATCATTAGGTTCAGCTTTGATAGACTTTAATGCTAAGTAAACTGAATCCTGTCTTTCCTTTCCACCTTCAACTATATCAATTACTTTCGTTAGCTTAAATTTTTTAATAAGCTTTTTACATCGATCAATGTAATCTTTATTTACTGAAACAATAATTTTATCAACTCTCTTAGCCTTTTGAAATTTCAAGATTGTATGAACAAGAATTTCTTTACCATTGATTTTCAAAAATTGTTTGGGGGTGTCGGACAAAAATCTTTTACCGGAACCAGCAGCTGGAATAATTACGATTGTTTTCACTTTTAACTCCTAATTAATACAAAAAGTCAGGCTGAAATTCGCCTGACCAAAAAAAATTAAAACTATTTTATTTGCACTTTTAATTTTACAAGATTAACATTGCATCGCCATAACTTAAGAAGCGATACCCATCTTTGATAGCTTTCTTGTAAGCTTTCATAGTAAAATCATAACCAGCAAAGGCAGCAACAAGCATTAATAAAGTTGATTCCGGTGCATGAAAATTAGTTACTAAAGCATCAACTATTTTAAAATCATATGGAGGAAAGATGAATTTATCTGTCCAGCCTCGATTAGGTGCAGATAGTCGGCTTGCTGTTACACTTGTTTCAAGTGCTCTTACAGTACTTGTACCTACAGCAAACACTCTTCCTCTGTTTAATTTTGTTTTATTGATTACTTCAGAAGTAGATTCTGGAATTTCATAAAATTCAGAATCCATTCGATGTTTGGTTAAATCTTCAACTTCAACTGGTCGAAATGTTCCGAGTCCAATATGCAAAATAACAGGAACAATTTTTACACCTTTCTTTTCGATCTTTTTTAATAGTTGAGTTGTGAAGTGCAATCCCGCAGTTGGAGCAGCAACTGAGCCAGCAACTTTAGCATAAACAGTCTGATAATTTTTCTTATCAGCTGGTACTGGATCACGTTTAATGTAAGGAGGAAGAGGTACTGTTCCAATTTTTTCAACTATTTCAAAAACATCTTTATCGGTTAAGAAGCGAATAGTTCTACCGCGAGATGTTGTATTATCAATAATCTCACAGACAAGTCCTTCGTCAAAATAAATTTTATTTCCTATTCTGACTTTTCTTGCTGGTTCAACAATAACATCCCAGATTTTATCCTGCGAATTTAATTCCCTTAGAAGTAGAACTTCTATCTTTGCACCTGTTTTCTCTTTCCTTCCAAAAAGTCTTGCAGGAAAAACTTTAGTTTGATTTACAACCAGACAATCACCTTTTTGGAAATAATCAACAATATCACTGAACTTTTTATCTTCAATTTCTTGAGTTTCTCTGTGTAATACCATCAAACGGCATTTGTCTCTCGGCGTTACAGGGAATTTTGCAATTAAGTTCTTCGGTAAAACATATTTAAAATCTGATAATTTTAATTCTCTATCGCTTAAATCAAATCCTGCCATAAGCTTCTCACTATTTTGTTTTTGATGAATTGATTCTTTTTCGAAAACACAGACTAATATCTGCTTAAACAAAAAATAGAGCTTTCAGCCGGAAATTGACTGAAAGCCCTATTTCAAATAACAATTATTTCTTTCCTGATTTTTTGTTAACGGTCTTTTTCACTTTAGCAGTTTTCTTTGCTACAGCTTTAGGCTGTGACATTTTTTCAAGAACAACTGCTCTTGCAGCAGCAAGTCTTGCAATTGGAACTCTAAATGGTGAACAGCTTACATAATCAAGACCAATTCTATGGCAGAACATAACTGAATCGGGTTCACCGCCGTGCTCGCCACAAATTCCAACTTTAAGTTTTGGTCTTGTTGATCTTCCTTTCTCAACACCAATTTTCATTAATTCACCGACGCCATTTATATCAATCGATTCGAATGGATCTCTCGGTAAAATATCATGCTCGACATATGCTGGCAAGAATTTTCCAGAATCATCTCTGGATAAACCAAAAGTTGTTTGAGTTAAATCATTAGTTCCAAATGAGAAGAATTCAGCGACCTGAGCAATTTCGTGAGCAGTAACGCAAGCTCTTGGTAATTCAACCATTGTACCAATTGTATATTCAATCTTCTCGCCCATTTCATTCATTACTTCTTCGGCAACTCTACGCACAATCTTTTCTTGAAGTTTCAATTCATTAACATGACCTACAAGAGGAATCATTATTTCAGGGAATACTTTAATTCCTCTCTTCTTCACATTACAAGCTGCTTCAAAGATTGCACGAGCTTGCATTTCAGTAATCTCGGGATAACTAATTCCAAGTCGGCATCCACGGAAACCTAACATCGGATTGAACTCTTTCATACTTTCAATTTTATTCTTAACTGCTTCGAATGACATTCCCATTCTATCAGCAAGTTCCTGAATGTCTTTATCTTCATGAGGCAAGAATTCGTGTAATGGTGGATCGAGTGTTCTAATTGTAACAGGTCTTCCTTCCATTACTTCAAAGATGCCTTCAAAGTCTCCTCTTTGAAGTGGAAGTAATTTATTAAGAGCAGCTTTTCTACCTTCAACAGTATCAGCAAGAATCATCTCACGCACTGCTTGAATTCGATCACCTTCAAAGAACATATGTTCCGTTCTGCAAAGTCCAATTCCTTCAGCACCAAAAGCAATCGCATTCTTGGATTGTTCTGGTGTATCAGCATTGGTTCTAACTTTTAATCTTCTCAATTTATCTGCCCAGCTCATCAGGTCGGCATATTTTTGATAAACTGGTGCATCTTTTGGATCAAGAGTTTTTTGAATCAGTACCTGAATAATTTCTGAAGGTTTTGTTTCAATCTTACCTAAGAAGACTTCACCAGTAGTTCCATCAAGTGAGATGTAATCGCCTTGCTTGATCACAATGTCTTTATTTTTAATTTTCATTTGTTGTGCAGTGTAATCAATTTCGAGATCACCGCAGCCGGCAACGCATACTTTACCCATTTGACGGGCAACAAGTGCAGCGTGTGAAGTCATTCCACCACGAGCTGTTAAAATACCTTCCGCAGCATTCATTCCTCGAATATCTTCTGGTGAAGTTTCAATTCTAACTAAAATTACTTTTTCACCTTTCTTTGCCCATTCTTCTGCATCAGGAGCACTGAAAACGACTCGACCGGTTGCTGCACCAGGACCAGCGTTTAATCCTTTTGCGACTAATCTTCCTTCTTCAATTGCTTTTCTTTTTTCATTGTGATCAAAGATTGGTCTTAATAACTGATTAAGTTGATCTGGTTCAATTCTGCGAATAGCTTCTTCTTTCGTGATTAATTTTTCATTAACCATATCAACTGCCATAGTAACAGCAGCAAATCCTGTTCGTTTTCCAACACGGCACTGCAACATCCAGAGTTTACCCTGTTGAACAGTAAACTCGATGTCCATCATATCTTTATAATGCTTTTCAAGAATTTTTCTAATTCTTTCAAGCTGGTTATAAATTTCGGGCTTGGTTTCTTTTAATGTTTTAATTGGAAGCGGAGTTCTAATTCCTGCAACAACATCTTCACCCTGTGCATTGGTTAAATACTCACCATAAAATTCATTTTCACCTGTGGCGGGGTCACGAGTAAATGCAACGCCAGTTAATGAGTCTTCACCCATATTTCCAAAGACCATTGCCTGAACATTAACAGCAGTTCCCCAATCTTCTGGAATGTTATTTAATTTACGATATGCTTTTGCTCTTTCGTTATTCCAAGAACCAAAAACAGCACCAATTGCACCCCAGAGTTGTTCCCATGGATCTGTTGGGAAATCGTGTCCAGTTTTTGCTTTTATTTCAGCTTTGAACTCTTCGACTAACTCTTTCAAATCGTCGGTTGTTAATTCAATGTCCTGAGTAATTCCTCGTTCGTGTTTCTTTCTTTCTATAATTGCTTCAAATGGATCAATTTCATCTTTCTTTTGAGGTTTCAATCCTAAAACTACATCACCATACATTTGCACAAATCTGCGATAAGAGTCGTAAGCGAATCTTGGGTTGTTAGTTTTTTTGATTAGTCCCTGAACGGTCTCATCGTTCAAACCAAGATTAAGAACTGTATCCATCATTCCTGGCATTGAAGCACGTGCACCAGAACGAACGGACACGAGCAATGGATTTTCGGGATCGCCAAATTTGGCTCCCATAATTTGCTCAACTTTTTTGAGAGCATCTTTAACTTGTTTCTCAAGTTCTTTTGGATATGTTTTATTGTGTTTGTAGAAATATGTACAGACTTCAGTGGTAATTGTAAAACCTGCTGGAACTGGTAGACCGATATTTACCATTTCAGCGAGATTGGCACCTTTACCGCCTAAAAG
Protein-coding sequences here:
- a CDS encoding DUF4905 domain-containing protein is translated as MSKIQKLFSFNQGRNIWRIILTDLEQIIIEERDVQKKEVYFSCIDRVNGNFFWKNKTFLDEKFWIGIESTISKYLILHQFEKPDMPNHKKIINVDLNSGEILWVNDDLTFFNIDENYVYGYIPQFDKNEFFKLSIEDGKVVSNLGGDDEARAVLNSINEKDYSRYQFTQMLSGSDGEEEISSLINRFLPNSSYLNFCEYIDRRDLLIFNVYDKIEPRSLINRLIVFDKIEEKPILIETLNSSTPAPVPDSFFMYDDDLYFIKDKMELVGYRINP
- a CDS encoding NAD(P)H-dependent glycerol-3-phosphate dehydrogenase; translated protein: MNVAVLGAGGWGTTLSILLHDNGHKITLYEYKPDYAEFLRQKRINEIYLPDVKIPEEIEITSNLDNATKSRHIIVLAVPTQYLRGVLEKIKYDSIKNSVIVNVAKGIEISTLKRVSEIIKDVFPAIDEAQISTLSGPSHAEEVARKIPTAVVVGSKSIETARFVQNEFMNPYFRVYATTDIVGVELGGSLKNVIAIGAGICDGAGFGDNTKAAIMTRGIAEISRLGVALGAKPETFSGLSGMGDVIVTCMSKYSRNRYVGEQIGKGRKLKDILAEMEMVAEGVTTAKSVYQLSQKVNVDVPICIEVYRILYEDKDPILATTELMTRRPKEESI
- a CDS encoding nitronate monooxygenase, with the translated sequence MKNRITDLFEIEYPIIQAGMVWVSGYKLAVAVSECGGLGLIGAGSMKPDLLREHIQKAKAQTSKPFGVNIPLLRGDAEDLINVVIEENVKIVFTSAGHPGKFIDKLKRNQIKVVHVVPSVKYAKKAEEVGCDAIVGEGYEAGGHNGFDEITTFCLIPMLVESVRIPVIAAGGIATGKQIAAALALGAEGVQIGTRFAATFESSAHENYKRKIVEAEDNGTVIGFRKIGLVRMIKNNFALRAIEAEKNCADEKELREIWGEKRERLGIFEGDTEEGALEAGQSAGLIKEILPVKRVFEKLLEDFDQTALNLLRMV
- a CDS encoding pyruvate, phosphate dikinase, with the translated sequence MAKAVKKYVYFFGGKKAEGRADMKELLGGKGANLAEMVNIGLPVPAGFTITTEVCTYFYKHNKTYPKELEKQVKDALKKVEQIMGAKFGDPENPLLVSVRSGARASMPGMMDTVLNLGLNDETVQGLIKKTNNPRFAYDSYRRFVQMYGDVVLGLKPQKKDEIDPFEAIIERKKHERGITQDIELTTDDLKELVEEFKAEIKAKTGHDFPTDPWEQLWGAIGAVFGSWNNERAKAYRKLNNIPEDWGTAVNVQAMVFGNMGEDSLTGVAFTRDPATGENEFYGEYLTNAQGEDVVAGIRTPLPIKTLKETKPEIYNQLERIRKILEKHYKDMMDIEFTVQQGKLWMLQCRVGKRTGFAAVTMAVDMVNEKLITKEEAIRRIEPDQLNQLLRPIFDHNEKRKAIEEGRLVAKGLNAGPGAATGRVVFSAPDAEEWAKKGEKVILVRIETSPEDIRGMNAAEGILTARGGMTSHAALVARQMGKVCVAGCGDLEIDYTAQQMKIKNKDIVIKQGDYISLDGTTGEVFLGKIETKPSEIIQVLIQKTLDPKDAPVYQKYADLMSWADKLRRLKVRTNADTPEQSKNAIAFGAEGIGLCRTEHMFFEGDRIQAVREMILADTVEGRKAALNKLLPLQRGDFEGIFEVMEGRPVTIRTLDPPLHEFLPHEDKDIQELADRMGMSFEAVKNKIESMKEFNPMLGFRGCRLGISYPEITEMQARAIFEAACNVKKRGIKVFPEIMIPLVGHVNELKLQEKIVRRVAEEVMNEMGEKIEYTIGTMVELPRACVTAHEIAQVAEFFSFGTNDLTQTTFGLSRDDSGKFLPAYVEHDILPRDPFESIDINGVGELMKIGVEKGRSTRPKLKVGICGEHGGEPDSVMFCHRIGLDYVSCSPFRVPIARLAAARAVVLEKMSQPKAVAKKTAKVKKTVNKKSGKK
- the plsY gene encoding glycerol-3-phosphate 1-O-acyltransferase PlsY, which translates into the protein MLTIILILLLSYLVGSIPTAIIVSKLAAGIDIRNYGSGNAGGTNVFRVLGWKYGILVMLFDAFKGVVAVVFIARLFFLTEMPFDNPTPFDDFTFVQLLAGIFAVIGHVFTVFAGFRGGKGMATAVGMAASLMTIDVLIAAAVFLLMLIKFRYVSLGSISAAVALPIILFIRENIFHVHIEGYTTLISFSIFIAIFIIYTHRSNIKRLIEGTENRIKRIPLIQKKSE
- a CDS encoding cytochrome P460 family protein; protein product: MQTLKHKLFYIFIALTAFGFLALNQSGTDVPYPEGYRGWTHIKSMVLEKGHPLYEAFGGIHHIYANKTALAGYKSGNKFKDGSVIVFDLFEAVSEDNAITEGKRKVVGVMVKNSKKYKNTGGWGFEGFAGDTRERVVKNMEGECFACHMQVKDKDFVFSEYRK
- the queA gene encoding tRNA preQ1(34) S-adenosylmethionine ribosyltransferase-isomerase QueA, whose protein sequence is MAGFDLSDRELKLSDFKYVLPKNLIAKFPVTPRDKCRLMVLHRETQEIEDKKFSDIVDYFQKGDCLVVNQTKVFPARLFGRKEKTGAKIEVLLLRELNSQDKIWDVIVEPARKVRIGNKIYFDEGLVCEIIDNTTSRGRTIRFLTDKDVFEIVEKIGTVPLPPYIKRDPVPADKKNYQTVYAKVAGSVAAPTAGLHFTTQLLKKIEKKGVKIVPVILHIGLGTFRPVEVEDLTKHRMDSEFYEIPESTSEVINKTKLNRGRVFAVGTSTVRALETSVTASRLSAPNRGWTDKFIFPPYDFKIVDALVTNFHAPESTLLMLVAAFAGYDFTMKAYKKAIKDGYRFLSYGDAMLIL
- the ispD gene encoding 2-C-methyl-D-erythritol 4-phosphate cytidylyltransferase, coding for MKTIVIIPAAGSGKRFLSDTPKQFLKINGKEILVHTILKFQKAKRVDKIIVSVNKDYIDRCKKLIKKFKLTKVIDIVEGGKERQDSVYLALKSIKAEPNDLICVHDAVRPLISSKDIDELIEFASKKKAVIAAKKAVDTVKTGFSFVETTLDRDKIWLVETPQIFTYKILSEAFAKAYEEGFLGTDESSLVERLGVKVYFYQIQSENRKITLRKDLEFAKLFLK